One Lusitaniella coriacea LEGE 07157 DNA window includes the following coding sequences:
- a CDS encoding nucleotide exchange factor GrpE — MTDYQLSSQQRDRLLQELSTLLKERVTLQQALREQQESATAANEQLFLELLDLFDTLDFFLNYLNENPEPNPQSWKSLLKSFGSLQNRLLAILSKRDVRPIDFHQSEPDFNLCRVVDREVRNDLDNQTITKIVRRGFRYGDKLLRPVEAIVSEQE, encoded by the coding sequence ATGACAGATTATCAATTAAGTTCCCAACAGCGCGATCGACTCCTCCAGGAACTCAGCACCCTTCTCAAGGAACGAGTGACCTTGCAACAAGCACTCCGGGAACAACAGGAGAGTGCAACCGCCGCCAACGAACAACTTTTCCTCGAACTCCTAGATTTGTTCGATACCCTAGACTTCTTTCTCAACTACCTCAACGAGAATCCCGAACCCAATCCCCAATCCTGGAAAAGCCTGCTCAAATCTTTCGGAAGCTTACAAAACAGGCTGCTCGCTATTTTGAGTAAGCGTGACGTTCGCCCTATCGATTTTCATCAGAGTGAGCCAGACTTTAATCTCTGTCGGGTGGTCGATCGCGAAGTTCGCAACGATCTCGATAATCAAACTATTACCAAGATTGTGCGGCGGGGATTTCGCTATGGCGATAAACTACTGCGACCTGTTGAAGCGATTGTATCGGAACAAGAATAG
- the csaB gene encoding polysaccharide pyruvyl transferase CsaB produces the protein MGQIRVVLCGYYGKGNGGDEALLASLLQMLPDRVTPIVLSGNPQETRDRYGVESCDRASGFSVLKALRSADVFIWGGGSLLQDSTSFASPFYYAGLMALAQQQGLTTIAWAQGIGPLKYPLTREIAKRAIQGCTAISVRDRASAQLVQNWQRDPLLAPDPVWALEAHPTPPFPNSATPPIAVNLRAHPQLTPQRLNCLTQALIRLQTATNAPILLVPFQPAQDLPLCQTLATQLPGTHQIVSLSDPRQLKGLFQNVRLIVGMRLHSLIMAASQSCRCVALSYDPKVTHLMGELNLPGWELEQLPNDPQLISQKWQDEYDRGMPLNPKQIQSFADRARLHRQVLQEVLERIDRTN, from the coding sequence ATGGGACAAATTCGAGTAGTACTGTGTGGCTACTACGGCAAAGGGAATGGGGGAGATGAGGCGCTACTCGCTTCGTTGTTGCAAATGTTACCCGATCGCGTGACCCCCATTGTCCTTTCGGGAAATCCCCAGGAAACGCGCGATCGTTATGGGGTGGAAAGTTGCGATCGCGCGTCGGGATTTTCTGTTTTAAAAGCCTTGCGCAGTGCCGATGTCTTCATTTGGGGCGGCGGTAGCTTGTTACAGGATTCCACCAGTTTCGCCAGTCCTTTTTATTACGCTGGATTGATGGCACTCGCTCAACAGCAAGGTCTAACCACCATCGCTTGGGCGCAAGGCATCGGCCCCCTCAAATATCCCTTAACTCGCGAAATTGCCAAACGGGCAATTCAAGGGTGTACTGCAATCAGCGTGCGCGATCGCGCGTCCGCCCAACTCGTACAAAATTGGCAGCGAGATCCCCTCCTCGCCCCCGATCCCGTATGGGCGTTAGAAGCGCACCCCACTCCCCCATTCCCCAACTCCGCAACCCCTCCCATCGCCGTCAACCTGCGCGCGCATCCCCAACTCACCCCCCAACGTCTCAACTGCCTCACCCAAGCCTTGATTCGCCTGCAAACCGCCACCAACGCCCCCATTCTCCTCGTTCCCTTCCAACCCGCTCAAGACTTGCCCCTGTGCCAAACCCTCGCCACCCAGCTTCCTGGCACCCATCAAATCGTCTCTCTGAGCGACCCCAGACAACTCAAAGGACTATTCCAAAACGTTCGCCTCATCGTCGGAATGCGCCTCCACAGCTTGATTATGGCAGCATCCCAATCCTGTCGTTGCGTTGCCCTCAGCTACGATCCCAAAGTGACTCACCTGATGGGGGAACTCAATTTACCCGGATGGGAATTAGAGCAACTTCCCAATGACCCCCAACTCATCAGTCAAAAATGGCAGGATGAATACGATCGCGGAATGCCACTGAACCCCAAACAAATTCAGTCTTTCGCCGATCGCGCTCGACTCCATCGTCAAGTATTGCAAGAAGTTCTCGAACGGATTGATAGGACGAATTGA
- a CDS encoding coiled-coil domain-containing protein, whose amino-acid sequence MSEAGIPNQPDCENSIFPEGNSAEVEQASDSAEQLEDSPTTKSKAVNHFERRIAAVDGSSGENEESLPRLRDADWFSLARKLRQRNRDLLKKVASLEQDLADTQEILQAEIARSRSSETLSAQQTKEFHASQEKIDTLLSELELSHQTAQRQQALVETLSEQLEVAQQRIAHLEQECTLLHQHYDEQAQHLRTAQQQSQELSLRLQRQKRKTLQFKAALDKCLESPGSQQEEPIELPVEIVESPESSASVTAKAQPIQPWSSQSDRASDWSERAPAWVSKALDREDAVSHPDLEENPEFPQQQDSSDSFGTIEGNELVEWELAPLSAETRDANFEETETVEIAVISFNDEPDLQQDLELEEVPEPEVLDFSPSPEEANPSPPVTAQIPSSPNFPSPVVYPKRKQKKLKSLAAVELPQFPRYS is encoded by the coding sequence ATGAGTGAAGCTGGCATTCCCAATCAACCCGACTGCGAAAACTCTATCTTCCCCGAAGGCAATAGTGCTGAAGTGGAACAGGCGAGCGATAGTGCCGAACAATTGGAAGATTCCCCGACAACCAAATCTAAAGCTGTCAATCATTTTGAACGGCGAATTGCTGCTGTAGATGGCTCCAGTGGGGAAAATGAGGAAAGTCTGCCCCGTCTTAGAGATGCAGATTGGTTTTCCTTAGCGCGAAAATTGCGACAGCGCAATCGCGATCTCCTGAAAAAAGTGGCAAGTTTGGAACAAGACTTGGCAGACACCCAGGAAATCTTGCAGGCAGAGATCGCGCGATCGCGCAGCAGCGAAACACTCAGCGCCCAGCAAACCAAAGAATTCCATGCCAGTCAAGAGAAAATCGACACGCTCTTGTCCGAACTCGAACTCTCCCACCAAACGGCTCAACGCCAGCAGGCATTAGTGGAAACCCTCTCAGAACAGTTGGAAGTGGCGCAACAGCGAATTGCCCACCTCGAACAGGAATGCACCCTTCTCCATCAACACTACGACGAACAAGCGCAGCACCTTAGAACCGCACAACAGCAATCCCAAGAACTCTCCCTGCGACTCCAGCGCCAGAAACGCAAAACCCTACAGTTTAAAGCGGCGTTAGATAAATGCTTGGAATCTCCGGGTTCCCAACAAGAAGAGCCAATCGAGCTTCCTGTCGAGATCGTTGAATCTCCCGAATCCTCTGCATCAGTGACAGCAAAAGCCCAACCCATTCAGCCGTGGTCGAGTCAGAGCGATCGCGCCAGCGATTGGTCGGAGCGCGCCCCTGCATGGGTCAGCAAAGCATTAGATCGCGAGGACGCAGTATCTCATCCAGATTTAGAAGAAAATCCAGAGTTTCCTCAACAACAGGACTCAAGCGATTCTTTTGGCACCATCGAGGGTAATGAACTGGTTGAATGGGAACTAGCGCCCCTTTCCGCCGAGACGCGGGATGCGAATTTTGAGGAAACAGAAACCGTTGAGATTGCCGTAATTTCCTTCAATGACGAACCGGACTTGCAGCAGGATTTAGAGCTAGAGGAAGTACCAGAACCAGAAGTGCTAGACTTTTCCCCCTCTCCTGAAGAAGCGAACCCTTCTCCCCCGGTAACCGCCCAAATTCCTTCGTCTCCAAACTTCCCTTCCCCCGTTGTGTACCCAAAACGGAAACAGAAAAAACTCAAATCTTTAGCCGCTGTCGAACTTCCTCAATTTCCCCGCTACTCTTAA
- a CDS encoding D-alanyl-D-alanine carboxypeptidase has translation MLEVVAASVISLFAGILGQPSQPVPTVESLSWQNAKLFQLPPEPDPVAEEIVRDYLKALEAQGLAATNQGVWIESDFIRLARHQGTQPRSAASLTKIATTLAAIDTWGLDRHFETRFYANGNINGGVLKGDLIVIGDGDPMFVWEEAVVVGNALNKLGIRKVTGNLIVNSKFYMNFYPNSAVAGKKLKEGLNSKVWSSEAQIQHGKMPPGTPRPTVEVQGNLLLGNALPPSSQLLLTHQSLKMYQILKQMNIYSNNMVAEALGQLMGGGDVVAQIAANVAEVPPEEINLINGSGLGTANRISPRAVTAMLQAIEGKLQDHSTSLPDLFPVAGRDTLGTMLDRNLPSETTIKTGTLARVSALAGVLPTQKYGWVWFAVINDGSNIEALRQQQDRLLQRLSQNWGAASISATLKPNDVGRFGDPDRVRLTNEKTLE, from the coding sequence ATGTTGGAAGTTGTTGCTGCTAGTGTCATCAGTCTATTCGCAGGTATTCTCGGACAACCGTCCCAACCCGTGCCAACCGTTGAATCATTATCGTGGCAGAACGCCAAATTGTTTCAGCTCCCCCCAGAACCCGATCCCGTTGCTGAAGAAATTGTTCGGGACTACTTAAAAGCCTTGGAAGCACAGGGATTAGCTGCCACAAATCAGGGGGTTTGGATTGAGTCAGATTTTATCCGCCTTGCTCGTCACCAGGGAACTCAACCCCGTTCGGCAGCCTCTTTAACTAAAATTGCCACAACTCTCGCTGCCATTGACACTTGGGGACTCGATCGCCACTTTGAAACTCGTTTTTACGCCAACGGCAATATTAATGGGGGAGTCTTAAAAGGAGATTTAATCGTCATCGGCGATGGCGATCCCATGTTTGTTTGGGAAGAAGCAGTCGTAGTAGGAAATGCCCTAAACAAACTCGGAATTCGCAAAGTGACGGGCAATCTCATCGTAAACTCCAAGTTTTACATGAATTTCTATCCGAATTCCGCCGTTGCCGGAAAAAAACTCAAGGAAGGCTTAAATTCCAAAGTTTGGTCGTCGGAAGCGCAAATTCAGCACGGGAAAATGCCCCCCGGAACCCCTCGTCCCACTGTAGAAGTCCAAGGAAACCTCCTACTGGGCAATGCTCTTCCCCCCTCCTCTCAACTGCTGCTGACCCATCAATCCCTGAAGATGTATCAAATTCTCAAGCAAATGAACATCTACAGCAACAATATGGTGGCGGAGGCTCTCGGACAGTTAATGGGTGGGGGCGATGTGGTGGCGCAAATTGCGGCGAATGTGGCTGAAGTTCCCCCAGAAGAAATTAATTTGATCAATGGATCTGGATTGGGAACTGCCAATCGCATTTCTCCCCGCGCTGTAACCGCCATGCTCCAAGCCATTGAAGGGAAATTGCAAGACCATTCCACCAGTTTACCGGATTTATTTCCCGTAGCCGGACGGGATACTTTGGGAACGATGCTCGACCGAAATCTCCCTTCAGAAACAACGATTAAAACCGGAACTCTGGCTCGCGTCAGCGCCTTGGCGGGCGTTCTCCCCACTCAAAAGTATGGCTGGGTTTGGTTTGCGGTGATTAACGACGGGAGCAATATTGAAGCGCTGCGCCAGCAACAGGATCGACTGTTACAACGGCTGTCGCAAAACTGGGGCGCAGCATCGATTTCCGCAACGCTGAAACCCAACGATGTCGGTCGATTTGGCGATCCCGATCGCGTCCGTCTTACTAATGAAAAAACTTTAGAGTAG
- a CDS encoding 2-phosphosulfolactate phosphatase family protein: MKLFVYHTPELTPTDHLPACAVVIDVLRATTTIATALNAGAEAVQAFSNVDKLLQVSEQWDAEKRLRAGERGGKAVPGCDMGNSPLVCTPEKVQGRRLFLSTTNGTRALQRVEDSPTVITGAQVNRQSVVRYLQAQQPETVWLVGSGWEGTFSLEDTACAGAIAQPLLEACGDEIVGNDETVDAIALYAQWQDRLLEMFYQASHGKRLLGLNNTADLEYCAQTDIFDILPVQTEKGVLVKQV, from the coding sequence GTGAAGCTCTTTGTTTACCATACCCCCGAACTCACCCCCACCGACCATTTACCCGCTTGTGCGGTGGTCATCGACGTTTTACGGGCAACCACAACGATCGCGACGGCGTTGAATGCGGGTGCAGAAGCCGTACAAGCCTTTAGCAACGTAGACAAGCTTTTACAAGTCAGCGAGCAGTGGGATGCTGAAAAACGCCTTCGGGCTGGGGAACGCGGTGGCAAAGCAGTTCCGGGATGCGACATGGGCAATTCGCCCTTGGTTTGTACGCCAGAGAAGGTACAGGGGCGACGTTTATTCCTCAGTACGACCAATGGCACGCGAGCGTTACAGCGCGTTGAGGACTCCCCTACCGTCATTACCGGCGCTCAGGTGAACCGTCAAAGTGTCGTTCGCTATCTCCAAGCCCAACAACCAGAAACAGTGTGGTTAGTGGGTTCGGGTTGGGAAGGAACCTTCTCCCTAGAGGATACTGCCTGTGCGGGCGCGATCGCGCAACCCCTCTTGGAAGCCTGTGGCGACGAGATTGTAGGCAATGATGAAACTGTGGACGCGATCGCGCTCTATGCCCAATGGCAAGATCGGCTCCTGGAAATGTTCTACCAAGCCAGTCATGGCAAGCGATTGCTGGGACTCAACAATACCGCAGACCTCGAATATTGCGCCCAAACCGACATTTTCGATATCCTACCCGTTCAAACCGAAAAAGGCGTTCTCGTCAAACAAGTTTGA
- a CDS encoding pentapeptide repeat-containing protein — protein sequence MSRQNHPSRWILALFCSLLIGIGMWGAIAQTAWAEDYNNRTFIDTDFSNQDLTDSSFAHATLRKSDFSHSNLEGVSFFSSNLDRTNFEGANLRNATLGSARLTRANLTDTVLEGAFLVNVMFNRATIDGADFTDALLSKEGEELLCELAQGTNSTTGRDTRDTLFCP from the coding sequence ATGAGCAGACAAAATCATCCGTCTCGCTGGATTTTGGCGCTTTTTTGCAGCCTATTGATTGGAATTGGAATGTGGGGCGCGATCGCGCAAACCGCCTGGGCAGAAGACTACAATAACAGAACCTTCATCGACACCGACTTTTCCAATCAGGACTTAACCGACTCAAGTTTTGCCCATGCAACGTTGCGCAAAAGCGACTTTAGTCATTCCAACCTAGAAGGAGTCAGTTTCTTTTCCTCTAACCTCGATCGCACCAACTTCGAGGGCGCAAACTTACGCAATGCTACCCTAGGTTCGGCACGACTGACCCGCGCGAACTTAACCGATACCGTCCTGGAAGGGGCTTTTCTCGTCAATGTCATGTTTAATCGCGCCACTATCGATGGTGCAGATTTTACCGATGCTCTCCTAAGTAAAGAAGGAGAAGAGCTACTTTGCGAACTCGCTCAAGGCACGAATTCCACAACCGGACGCGACACCCGCGACACCCTCTTTTGTCCTTAA
- a CDS encoding YraN family protein, which translates to MANIGELGEQAVAQWLEGQGWEILHRRWHSRWGEVDVIAWRDNEKVAMGQEDAALIFVEVKTRGSRSWDEGGLCAIAPRKQAKLWRTAEVFLSKYPAFASLPCRFDLALVRYRLLTTAESRSEEENILSAIAPSQSIRLSGYEFSLHDYIPDIFVGV; encoded by the coding sequence ATGGCGAATATTGGAGAATTGGGAGAACAAGCGGTTGCACAATGGCTGGAGGGTCAAGGGTGGGAGATTTTGCACCGTCGCTGGCATTCGCGTTGGGGGGAGGTGGATGTCATTGCTTGGCGGGATAATGAGAAAGTTGCAATGGGACAAGAGGATGCGGCGTTGATTTTTGTTGAGGTGAAGACGCGAGGTTCGAGGAGTTGGGATGAAGGGGGATTGTGCGCGATCGCGCCCCGCAAACAAGCGAAACTTTGGCGCACCGCAGAAGTGTTCCTCTCGAAATACCCTGCCTTTGCTTCTCTTCCCTGTCGCTTCGATCTCGCTTTAGTGCGCTATCGTCTTCTAACAACGGCAGAATCGCGATCTGAGGAGGAAAATATTTTATCCGCAATAGCGCCGAGTCAATCCATCCGATTATCGGGATACGAGTTTTCCCTGCACGACTACATTCCAGATATTTTTGTTGGAGTTTGA
- a CDS encoding YciI family protein, with amino-acid sequence MPWFVKIEKGIVDKTTFDQNVPAHIAYVRDLIAKGHKAKSGYWAEYGGGMLLFEAASPEEAQEIVEADPLIATGCVNYELHEWRIVVD; translated from the coding sequence ATGCCCTGGTTTGTCAAAATTGAAAAAGGAATTGTCGATAAAACAACCTTCGACCAAAACGTCCCCGCACACATCGCCTACGTGCGAGATTTAATTGCCAAAGGACACAAGGCAAAGAGCGGATATTGGGCGGAATATGGAGGAGGAATGTTATTGTTTGAAGCCGCTTCCCCCGAAGAAGCTCAAGAAATAGTAGAAGCCGATCCCTTAATTGCCACAGGATGTGTAAACTATGAATTGCACGAGTGGCGAATTGTCGTAGATTGA
- a CDS encoding DUF924 family protein, producing the protein MASIQAILDFWFGKPGEGDYGKPRSVWFVKNAAFDEEIRLRFLDSYERAATGELDEWKETPLGSLALILLLDQFPRNLFRNHPKAFATDAYARSIAVDAIAQNFDQTLLPVQRWFIYLPLEHSENLEDQNRCVELFSQLKDDPHSASTIDYARRHRDVIQRFGRFPHRNKILGRKSTPQEEEFLQQPGSSF; encoded by the coding sequence GTGGCAAGTATTCAAGCAATTTTAGATTTTTGGTTTGGCAAACCGGGAGAGGGAGATTACGGAAAACCCCGTAGCGTCTGGTTTGTGAAAAATGCAGCCTTTGATGAAGAAATTCGATTGCGGTTCCTTGACTCTTACGAACGCGCTGCAACCGGAGAACTCGATGAGTGGAAAGAGACTCCTTTGGGGAGTTTGGCGCTAATTTTATTACTCGATCAATTTCCTCGCAACCTGTTTCGCAATCATCCAAAAGCCTTTGCGACAGATGCTTACGCGCGATCTATTGCAGTGGACGCGATCGCGCAAAACTTCGACCAAACCCTCCTCCCCGTACAGCGTTGGTTCATCTATTTACCCTTGGAACACAGCGAGAATCTCGAAGACCAAAATCGCTGCGTCGAACTCTTTTCCCAACTAAAAGACGATCCCCATAGTGCCAGTACCATTGACTATGCTCGTCGTCACAGGGATGTCATTCAGCGATTTGGAAGGTTTCCCCACCGCAACAAAATCTTAGGACGCAAAAGCACGCCTCAAGAAGAAGAATTTCTGCAACAACCCGGTTCCTCTTTTTAA
- a CDS encoding SDR family oxidoreductase has product MTTTNIAILGCGYVGTALARYWQKQADLTITATTTTPEKIANLEAITDRALLLKGNNAEGLKTLLQGQEIVVVSVGTRGKASYEETYLKTAQTLVSLLPQFPSLKQIIYTGSYAIYGDRKGQWVDETSPPSPANPNGEILVQTEQTLLNLATNHCKVCTLRLGGIYGEGRELAKIYAPAAGTTRPGTGEEASNWIHLDDIVGAIEFVRQHQLQEIYNLVDDSHLTTGELLKKVLHKSNLAPVTWDSSQPSRRPYNAKVSNKKIKTAGYQFIRPKIVF; this is encoded by the coding sequence ATGACAACAACAAACATCGCTATCTTAGGATGTGGTTATGTGGGGACAGCGCTGGCTCGCTATTGGCAAAAACAAGCCGATCTTACCATCACCGCAACCACAACAACCCCAGAAAAGATCGCAAATTTAGAAGCAATTACCGATCGCGCGCTGCTCCTGAAAGGGAATAATGCAGAAGGGTTAAAAACACTTTTACAAGGTCAAGAGATAGTCGTTGTTTCCGTTGGAACTAGAGGAAAAGCCTCCTACGAAGAAACCTACTTGAAAACCGCTCAAACTCTAGTTTCTCTTCTGCCTCAATTTCCATCCTTAAAACAAATTATTTATACGGGAAGTTATGCCATTTATGGCGATCGAAAAGGACAATGGGTTGATGAAACCTCGCCGCCTTCTCCCGCCAATCCCAATGGAGAAATTCTCGTCCAAACAGAACAAACTTTACTGAACTTAGCGACAAATCATTGCAAGGTTTGTACCCTCCGTTTGGGAGGGATTTATGGTGAAGGAAGAGAACTCGCAAAAATTTATGCACCTGCGGCGGGAACTACTCGTCCCGGAACTGGAGAAGAGGCAAGCAATTGGATTCATTTAGATGATATTGTTGGTGCGATTGAGTTTGTTCGGCAACATCAATTACAAGAAATTTATAATTTAGTTGATGATTCTCATTTAACCACAGGAGAGTTATTAAAAAAGGTATTGCACAAAAGTAACCTAGCACCCGTTACTTGGGATTCTTCTCAACCCAGCAGGCGACCTTATAATGCCAAAGTTTCTAATAAAAAAATAAAAACAGCGGGCTATCAATTCATTCGCCCTAAAATTGTCTTTTAA
- a CDS encoding sulfite exporter TauE/SafE family protein: MIPENGLILAVGGLISGLLAGLLGIGGGVVLVPILVSLNYEPVQATATSSLAIILTSLSGTLQNWHMGYLNVNRVLLLAFPSLITAQIGAYWGDILPQYLLLAAFGLLLLVNIFLVMLRKRLIKQKRDSNRPKINSLIARLGTGGTAGLLAGLFGVGGGVIMVPLQMLLLAEPIKVAIQTSLGAIVIISISACLGHAYRGNVFFLPGILLGLGGIIGAQISTRYLPKLPDKVVDLSFRTMLIILAIYFFFKAWINYQG; encoded by the coding sequence ATGATCCCAGAAAATGGTCTAATTCTTGCTGTGGGAGGACTTATATCGGGACTTCTTGCCGGATTGTTGGGGATTGGCGGCGGCGTTGTTCTCGTTCCCATTTTAGTGAGTTTGAACTACGAACCCGTTCAAGCCACTGCAACCAGCAGTTTGGCAATTATCCTCACTTCTTTATCAGGAACGCTGCAAAATTGGCACATGGGGTATTTGAATGTCAATCGCGTTCTTTTACTGGCTTTTCCCTCTCTCATTACCGCTCAAATTGGTGCGTACTGGGGCGACATTCTACCGCAATACTTACTACTTGCTGCGTTCGGTTTGTTGCTTTTAGTGAATATCTTTTTGGTAATGTTGCGCAAGCGGTTAATCAAACAAAAAAGGGATAGCAATCGCCCTAAAATCAATAGCTTAATTGCTCGTTTGGGAACTGGAGGAACCGCAGGTTTGTTAGCAGGTTTATTTGGCGTGGGTGGTGGAGTCATTATGGTTCCTTTACAAATGTTACTGCTTGCAGAACCCATAAAAGTTGCCATTCAAACCAGCTTGGGTGCAATTGTTATTATATCTATTTCTGCTTGTCTCGGACACGCCTATCGAGGGAATGTTTTCTTTTTACCGGGAATTTTATTAGGATTGGGAGGAATTATCGGCGCGCAAATTAGTACTCGCTATCTTCCTAAATTACCCGATAAAGTAGTAGACTTAAGCTTTCGGACGATGCTGATTATTCTAGCAATTTATTTCTTTTTTAAAGCTTGGATTAATTACCAGGGATAG
- a CDS encoding glycosyltransferase: MQKNSRFTNPLLPVPTDPLKISSSTDREDSSIKLSLIIPTFNEKRNIKAIVEKLTYLLNPTLSNRYELIIVDDNSPDRTWEIAQSILPDYPQLRVMRRQEERGLSTAVIRGWQVARGEVLGVIDADLQHPPETLLKLWIQIEQGADLAVASRHVEKGGVSDWSIIRRFLSRGAQVLGLVILPGVVGRVSDPMSGYFLVRRNAILDKVMNPAGYKILIEVLGRGNIRWIGEVGYVFQERQEGESKVTRKQYIEYIQHLLRLRFARWSVAHFMRFGIVGFSGIFVDLALFYMLRTLLGLGLTRSTIFSSEIAIIHNFLWNDLWTFRAIAGTQQGWQKRFKRGLKFNFVCLAGLILNVLIVNGLFNFLGMNEYIAKLIAIAIVTPWNFWINLKLKWRVTEVD, from the coding sequence ATGCAGAAGAACTCTCGATTCACTAACCCCTTACTTCCCGTTCCCACAGATCCCTTAAAAATCTCATCCTCAACCGATCGTGAAGATTCTTCAATAAAACTCTCTTTGATTATCCCAACTTTCAATGAGAAAAGAAACATTAAAGCAATTGTTGAAAAGCTCACTTATTTATTGAATCCAACTCTCTCCAATCGCTACGAATTAATTATTGTTGATGATAATAGCCCCGACCGAACCTGGGAAATCGCTCAATCTATCTTGCCTGATTATCCTCAATTGCGAGTCATGCGCCGCCAGGAAGAACGCGGATTATCAACAGCCGTCATTCGCGGTTGGCAAGTCGCAAGAGGTGAAGTTTTAGGCGTAATTGATGCAGACCTACAACACCCACCAGAAACGCTTTTAAAACTGTGGATCCAAATCGAACAAGGAGCAGATTTAGCCGTAGCAAGCCGCCACGTAGAAAAAGGTGGAGTCAGCGATTGGAGCATTATTCGCCGATTCTTATCGCGAGGGGCGCAAGTATTAGGATTAGTCATTCTTCCGGGTGTTGTGGGGAGAGTTTCCGATCCCATGAGCGGTTATTTTTTAGTCCGTCGAAATGCCATTCTTGATAAAGTGATGAATCCAGCAGGATACAAAATTTTAATTGAAGTTTTAGGACGAGGAAATATTCGCTGGATTGGGGAAGTGGGTTATGTGTTTCAAGAACGCCAGGAGGGAGAAAGTAAAGTCACGCGAAAACAATACATCGAGTATATTCAACACTTATTGCGATTGCGTTTTGCTCGCTGGTCTGTCGCCCATTTTATGCGTTTTGGAATAGTGGGTTTTAGCGGCATATTTGTCGATCTTGCATTATTTTATATGTTACGAACGCTACTAGGTTTGGGGTTAACGCGCAGTACAATATTCTCATCAGAAATTGCCATTATCCATAACTTTTTGTGGAACGATCTTTGGACTTTTAGGGCAATTGCCGGAACGCAGCAGGGATGGCAGAAGCGGTTCAAGCGAGGGTTGAAATTTAACTTTGTTTGTCTAGCGGGGTTGATTTTGAATGTTCTGATTGTGAATGGATTATTTAACTTTTTAGGAATGAATGAGTATATTGCGAAATTAATCGCGATCGCGATTGTAACTCCCTGGAACTTTTGGATCAACCTCAAACTGAAATGGCGCGTCACAGAAGTTGATTAG
- a CDS encoding PIG-L deacetylase family protein: protein MTTFSSYQAITAEYIRLLNPGEVSRASPTPRPDIADDAPKILLFSPHPDDECIVGGFPLRLLRELHWNAIDVAVTQGSRKDRQQERWQELERACEYLGFGLRATQENGLEKINPETRKTDARLWGSAVEIIVGILSEYRPQAIFFPHDRDWNRTHIGTHYLVRDALDRMDADFSCWTVETEYWGAMSDPNLAIASSSEEVADLMAALSFHIGEIQRNPYHLRLPPWMADNVRRGGELVGGQGEAAPDFAFATLYRMRQWADGQFKARWNGGRTVACGGDLQQLFSSK from the coding sequence ATGACAACTTTTAGTTCTTATCAAGCGATTACCGCAGAATATATTCGTTTGTTGAATCCCGGTGAGGTTTCCCGCGCGTCGCCAACTCCCCGTCCCGATATTGCAGACGACGCACCCAAAATTCTGCTCTTTTCCCCCCACCCAGATGATGAATGTATTGTGGGTGGATTCCCCTTGCGCCTGTTGCGGGAACTCCATTGGAATGCGATCGATGTCGCGGTGACTCAAGGAAGTCGCAAGGATCGGCAGCAGGAACGCTGGCAAGAATTGGAGAGGGCGTGCGAGTATTTGGGGTTTGGTTTGCGGGCGACTCAGGAGAATGGATTGGAGAAGATTAACCCCGAAACGCGCAAAACTGATGCCCGACTTTGGGGAAGTGCGGTGGAAATTATTGTGGGTATTTTGAGCGAATATCGCCCCCAAGCAATTTTTTTTCCCCACGATCGCGATTGGAACCGAACTCACATTGGAACCCATTATCTGGTGCGGGATGCGCTGGATCGAATGGATGCCGATTTTTCCTGCTGGACGGTAGAAACGGAGTATTGGGGGGCAATGAGCGATCCGAATCTCGCGATCGCGTCCTCCTCGGAAGAGGTTGCGGATCTAATGGCAGCCCTATCCTTCCACATTGGCGAAATTCAACGCAATCCCTACCATTTAAGACTTCCCCCCTGGATGGCGGATAACGTGCGGCGAGGGGGCGAACTGGTGGGCGGACAGGGAGAAGCAGCGCCCGATTTTGCGTTTGCCACCCTCTATCGCATGAGGCAGTGGGCGGATGGGCAATTCAAGGCGCGTTGGAACGGCGGGAGAACCGTCGCCTGTGGGGGCGATTTGCAGCAGTTATTCAGTTCCAAATGA